One Bacillota bacterium genomic region harbors:
- a CDS encoding rubrerythrin translates to MTIDELQILRQAILNEQEGYDFYSLAAAQTDLEEAREAFGQLAAEELKHIEWLRDLYGKIKANDPESFDLSKVEQPPAPGLYDWQNIGRESGSLAVSVFGIGINMEKAAIDFYSRAAEKTQLPAARELYKILIRWENQHLEQFQQDYDTLREEWWEKQGFTPS, encoded by the coding sequence ATGACAATTGATGAACTGCAAATTCTTCGTCAGGCGATCCTGAATGAGCAGGAAGGATATGATTTCTACTCTCTTGCCGCCGCCCAAACCGATTTGGAAGAAGCTAGGGAAGCGTTTGGACAGCTGGCAGCCGAAGAGTTGAAGCATATCGAATGGCTTCGTGACTTGTATGGGAAAATAAAGGCCAATGACCCGGAAAGTTTCGATCTTTCCAAAGTCGAGCAACCACCAGCTCCCGGACTTTATGACTGGCAAAACATTGGCCGCGAAAGTGGTTCTTTGGCTGTGTCTGTATTTGGCATCGGAATCAATATGGAAAAGGCGGCAATTGATTTTTATTCTCGCGCTGCAGAAAAAACTCAGCTGCCAGCCGCCAGGGAGCTTTATAAAATTTTGATTCGCTGGGAAAATCAGCATCTGGAGCAATTCCAGCAGGATTATGACACCCTTAGAGAAGAATGGTGGGAGAAACAAGGGTTTACTCCTTCATAA
- a CDS encoding EVE domain-containing protein yields MKYWLLKTEPETYSYHDLEVAGSDTWDGVRNFQARANIKKMAPGDQAFIYHTGRQRAIVGIAEVVSEPYPDPGDHRFLWIDVRAVRSLPRPVSLSEIKAEPTFADWELVRLSRLSVMPVPPQFWSQILMMAK; encoded by the coding sequence ATGAAGTACTGGCTGCTGAAGACGGAGCCGGAAACATACAGCTACCACGATCTTGAGGTTGCCGGTAGCGATACCTGGGACGGTGTTCGCAACTTCCAGGCCCGTGCAAATATCAAAAAAATGGCCCCCGGTGACCAGGCGTTTATCTATCATACAGGGCGCCAACGGGCGATTGTGGGGATTGCCGAGGTAGTGAGCGAACCATATCCCGACCCTGGCGATCACCGGTTTTTATGGATTGATGTGCGGGCGGTGCGCTCTTTGCCCAGACCGGTTTCCCTGTCAGAAATCAAGGCCGAGCCCACGTTTGCTGACTGGGAGTTGGTACGTTTGTCCCGTTTGTCAGTAATGCCTGTCCCGCCTCAATTTTGGTCGCAAATATTGATGATGGCTAAATAG
- a CDS encoding NUDIX domain-containing protein — MKEISAGGIVYRHNHGVPELLVIEDRFRHLTFAKGRIEAGEDLPTTALREIREETGIVGRITAELGTVKYNYYDPARGEIAKEVTYYLIEALGGHPTPQVEEINKVMWLPLQAVETLHKQRGYANNNQVLARALELLRNTADA, encoded by the coding sequence ATCAAAGAGATTTCTGCCGGAGGTATTGTTTACAGGCACAATCACGGTGTCCCTGAGTTGTTGGTAATCGAAGACCGCTTTCGGCACCTTACTTTTGCCAAGGGACGGATCGAAGCAGGTGAAGACTTACCTACTACAGCCCTCAGGGAAATTCGGGAAGAGACAGGCATAGTGGGACGAATCACTGCCGAATTGGGCACAGTTAAATATAATTATTATGACCCGGCCCGGGGCGAGATTGCAAAGGAAGTAACATATTACCTGATTGAAGCGCTAGGCGGACACCCCACGCCCCAGGTTGAAGAAATTAATAAAGTTATGTGGCTGCCTCTACAAGCCGTTGAGACCCTGCACAAGCAACGCGGTTATGCCAACAACAACCAGGTCTTGGCCCGAGCCCTGGAGCTGCTCCGGAACACAGCCGATGCCTGA
- a CDS encoding tRNA 2-thiocytidine(32) synthetase TtcA, which yields MGAPFHQHLFPLVKRAMRDYDMLHDGDSVAVGVSGGKDSLTTLYTLARLRRMLPIKFELHAISVDMGWPGSDWSDVAAFCRDQDVPFHLVKTEIAQVLFDLRKETNPCSLCSKLRHGALNSEAVRLGCHKVALGHHREDAVETLFLNMIYNGRIDCFKPVTWLDRRELYLIRPLVYVSENTTRRVAAKLELPVLHNPCPADGYTKRQQIKELLAAQAATDKNVPKRLLTAVKSLWV from the coding sequence ATGGGCGCACCCTTTCATCAACATCTGTTTCCGTTGGTCAAGCGGGCGATGCGTGATTACGACATGCTGCACGACGGCGATTCTGTGGCAGTGGGTGTGTCGGGCGGCAAAGACAGCCTGACCACCTTGTATACTTTGGCCCGTCTTCGTCGGATGTTACCGATTAAGTTTGAACTCCATGCCATCAGTGTTGACATGGGTTGGCCAGGCAGTGACTGGTCGGATGTGGCCGCGTTCTGTCGGGATCAAGACGTCCCCTTTCATCTGGTGAAAACCGAGATTGCCCAGGTCTTATTTGATTTACGAAAGGAAACCAACCCCTGCTCACTCTGCTCCAAACTCCGTCACGGTGCCCTGAACAGCGAAGCAGTCCGCCTCGGTTGCCACAAAGTTGCCCTCGGTCATCACCGGGAAGATGCGGTGGAAACGCTGTTCTTAAACATGATCTACAACGGACGTATAGATTGCTTTAAACCTGTAACATGGTTGGACCGGCGGGAACTTTATCTCATCCGGCCGTTGGTCTATGTTAGTGAAAACACCACCCGCAGGGTCGCTGCCAAACTGGAGCTCCCAGTCCTGCATAACCCCTGTCCAGCCGACGGTTATACCAAACGCCAACAGATTAAAGAATTGCTAGCCGCTCAGGCCGCCACCGATAAAAACGTCCCCAAGCGCCTGCTAACTGCCGTGAAATCCCTCTGGGTATAA
- a CDS encoding aldo/keto reductase, whose translation MQYLTLGKTAMKVSALGFGGIPIQRVDMPRAKAVLAECANQGMNFIDTARMYGDSEEKIGAFLEGNERSKWYIATKSMARDTESMAREVRTSLELMNCDYIDLYQFHNVASKEDLEKILAPGGAMEALEQAQAAGLVKHIGITGHKPDILEPAVRTGRFDTVQVPFSPLEQQAADLLKLAREFSMGTIAMKPLAGGALTAARAAIDWLRVNPLIDVAIPGMESAEQVQENCSIFTRTVSAQEKEELAELVSGLGSNFCRRCEYCQPCPRGLKIPAMFLFEGYYTRYNLKEWARERYHTLPVKASECDECGICESKCPYDLPIREMLKQTAATLED comes from the coding sequence ATGCAATATCTGACACTTGGTAAAACAGCAATGAAGGTTTCAGCGCTGGGTTTCGGTGGCATTCCAATCCAGCGGGTGGACATGCCGAGGGCGAAAGCGGTCTTGGCAGAATGCGCCAACCAAGGTATGAATTTCATCGATACTGCCCGGATGTATGGTGACAGCGAAGAGAAGATTGGCGCTTTCCTAGAGGGGAATGAGCGCAGCAAGTGGTACATCGCCACCAAGTCAATGGCCCGGGACACTGAAAGCATGGCCAGGGAAGTAAGGACCAGTTTAGAGCTTATGAATTGTGACTATATTGACTTGTATCAGTTCCATAACGTGGCCAGCAAAGAAGATTTGGAAAAAATCCTGGCCCCAGGAGGCGCGATGGAAGCGTTGGAACAGGCGCAGGCCGCGGGGCTGGTAAAACATATCGGCATTACTGGTCATAAGCCGGACATTCTTGAGCCGGCTGTGCGCACCGGCCGCTTTGACACCGTACAGGTGCCCTTCAGTCCTCTGGAGCAGCAGGCAGCTGATTTGCTTAAGTTGGCCCGGGAGTTTTCCATGGGCACGATTGCCATGAAGCCGTTGGCAGGGGGGGCTTTGACAGCTGCCCGGGCTGCAATTGATTGGTTGCGGGTAAATCCGTTAATCGATGTGGCGATTCCGGGCATGGAGTCGGCAGAGCAAGTACAAGAGAATTGTTCAATTTTCACGCGTACAGTCAGTGCTCAGGAGAAGGAAGAGCTGGCGGAGTTGGTAAGTGGCCTGGGCAGCAATTTCTGTCGTCGCTGTGAATACTGCCAGCCTTGTCCCCGGGGTTTGAAGATTCCGGCCATGTTCCTGTTTGAGGGCTACTACACCCGCTACAATCTAAAAGAATGGGCTCGGGAGCGCTATCATACCTTGCCGGTCAAAGCATCCGAATGTGATGAGTGCGGGATTTGTGAAAGCAAATGTCCTTACGATTTGCCGATTCGAGAGATGTTGAAACAGACGGCTGCTACTCTAGAAGACTAA
- a CDS encoding M42 family metallopeptidase: MELLKRLSETPGIPGREERIRALIKAEMETLVDEVRVDAIGNVIGIKKGKGPKLMLSAHMDEIGFIVSHITDQGFLRLNPVGGFDPRTLVAQRVTVHGREDITGTLMPGLKPIHVMTPEEAKVALKLTDLFVDIGRSKEEVEKLVRIGDPITLYRPVEQIGDTVSGKAMDDRAGVWVMLEAIRQLQSHEVEIWAVASVQEEVGLRGATTGAYGIKPDIGLALDVTLAIDHPGGSKESQVTELGKGPAIKVMDSASISNYKLVDFMRELAEKEKIPYQMEILPRGGTDAGAMERTHTGCPVITLSVPTRYVHSNVETINTQDIRQTATLLARFIETAHTGNFVL, from the coding sequence ATGGAGTTGCTCAAAAGACTTAGTGAGACGCCGGGCATTCCTGGCCGCGAAGAACGAATCCGTGCCCTGATTAAGGCAGAGATGGAAACGTTGGTGGATGAAGTCAGGGTAGATGCCATTGGCAACGTTATCGGCATAAAAAAAGGTAAGGGTCCAAAGCTGATGCTCAGTGCCCATATGGACGAAATTGGGTTCATCGTTTCTCATATCACGGATCAGGGCTTTTTACGCCTCAACCCGGTTGGCGGCTTTGATCCCCGGACCTTAGTCGCCCAACGAGTTACCGTTCATGGCCGGGAAGATATAACGGGCACATTGATGCCCGGTCTCAAGCCGATTCATGTCATGACGCCAGAAGAGGCCAAGGTCGCTCTCAAACTGACAGATCTGTTTGTGGACATTGGGCGCAGCAAAGAAGAAGTGGAGAAACTAGTGCGAATTGGCGACCCGATCACACTCTACCGGCCTGTGGAGCAAATTGGTGACACTGTGTCGGGTAAGGCCATGGATGATCGAGCTGGCGTGTGGGTAATGCTCGAGGCCATCCGGCAATTGCAATCGCATGAGGTGGAAATCTGGGCTGTCGCCTCCGTTCAGGAAGAAGTCGGGTTGCGCGGTGCCACCACTGGCGCCTACGGTATCAAACCCGACATTGGACTTGCCTTGGATGTAACACTGGCAATCGACCATCCCGGCGGCAGCAAAGAAAGCCAGGTGACAGAGCTTGGCAAGGGGCCTGCCATCAAGGTCATGGACAGCGCTTCAATTTCCAACTATAAGCTGGTTGACTTTATGCGTGAGCTGGCGGAAAAAGAGAAGATTCCGTACCAAATGGAAATTCTCCCCCGGGGTGGCACCGATGCTGGCGCCATGGAGCGGACCCACACCGGCTGCCCAGTAATCACCCTATCTGTGCCCACCCGTTATGTTCACTCTAACGTGGAGACAATTAACACTCAGGATATCAGGCAGACCGCCACATTACTTGCCCGGTTTATTGAAACTGCCCATACCGGAAACTTTGTACTCTAG
- a CDS encoding methyl-accepting chemotaxis protein, with amino-acid sequence MHSIRAKLLIAILSTLAIIFTLSTVLNVHQVSTAMQEQIDATGSTRVEERAFQFTYWIGTKFQELRHLSSHAAIQNPDPELDDPRGEYLRQQRSQTYTSYEVLYFADVNGQAQITRNEVIDVRDRDFFVEALNGNQFLSSPFQSEVTRANVVAFSSPVYDQNRVIMGVVVGYVHLETLGLLTFGSLADPATRSQAMVVDGNGTVVVHPNSALIGSANINNPEDMPGIASVANEILQNNTGQTSYEHRDSQEFVYYDRLANTNNWSLVYIISGETLAGPVDTIRNWLLISNLIAVALVAGVIILVAEAITRPLRRMVTVMGEIATGDLTQKVKSQSRDEVGQTARYANTMAESLANIVRELKQISNTVVSSGQQIAASIMESTTGLEQSSILATEIGSNMQLNAASVDQTKNSAQHVASSAQAVSELTSEAARECATAVHQATTGGQAVADVVNAMGEISLSSEQVNQLVENLIDSAQRIEDMLELITQISEQTNLLSLNAAIEAARAGEMGQGFAVVASEVRKLATRSTHAVEEIGQLVEDIRRKVDITSQAVGQSNTIIHQAEERSQVTLQTIESMVASINSVEQKISRVTEAASEQAVNSNAIREAVTNIAASTQETSAGAEELGATLEEQVAILADIETTVADLTGMVQKLDQMMQKFVVGDEDQEQE; translated from the coding sequence ATGCATTCAATACGCGCCAAACTGCTGATAGCGATCTTGTCAACTTTGGCCATTATTTTCACGCTATCCACCGTGTTGAACGTGCATCAGGTTAGTACCGCGATGCAGGAACAAATTGACGCTACCGGCTCGACCAGGGTAGAAGAGAGGGCATTCCAGTTCACATACTGGATAGGCACAAAGTTTCAGGAACTGCGTCACCTCTCCTCCCACGCAGCGATTCAGAATCCGGACCCAGAGCTTGACGATCCCCGGGGGGAGTACCTGCGCCAACAACGCAGCCAGACTTATACCAGTTATGAAGTCTTATACTTTGCAGATGTAAACGGACAGGCCCAGATAACAAGAAACGAAGTGATAGATGTCCGTGATCGAGACTTCTTTGTTGAGGCGTTGAACGGCAATCAATTTTTGTCTTCGCCATTCCAGTCGGAGGTTACCCGCGCTAACGTTGTTGCCTTCTCTTCGCCGGTCTACGATCAAAACCGAGTGATCATGGGGGTCGTTGTAGGATACGTGCACTTGGAAACCTTAGGGCTGCTTACCTTTGGCAGCTTGGCTGATCCTGCTACCCGCAGCCAGGCAATGGTTGTCGATGGCAATGGAACCGTTGTTGTCCACCCCAACTCAGCACTGATTGGCTCCGCCAATATTAATAATCCTGAAGATATGCCCGGCATCGCCTCTGTTGCCAATGAAATCCTCCAAAACAACACCGGCCAGACCAGCTACGAGCATCGAGACAGTCAAGAGTTTGTTTATTACGATCGCTTAGCCAACACAAATAATTGGTCATTGGTTTATATTATTTCCGGTGAAACCCTTGCGGGACCGGTTGACACCATTCGAAACTGGCTGCTGATCAGCAACCTGATTGCGGTGGCTCTGGTTGCCGGGGTAATCATACTGGTGGCCGAGGCCATCACCCGGCCGCTCCGCAGAATGGTTACCGTCATGGGAGAAATAGCGACCGGCGATCTGACGCAAAAGGTTAAATCTCAATCCAGGGATGAAGTGGGTCAGACAGCACGCTACGCAAACACTATGGCAGAGAGTCTTGCAAATATTGTCCGGGAACTGAAACAAATATCCAACACAGTTGTCAGTTCCGGCCAGCAGATAGCCGCATCAATCATGGAAAGTACAACCGGCCTCGAACAGTCCAGCATCCTTGCGACCGAAATCGGCAGCAACATGCAGCTTAATGCGGCCAGTGTAGACCAAACGAAGAACTCAGCCCAACACGTGGCCAGCAGCGCCCAGGCCGTTTCTGAGCTGACCAGCGAAGCGGCCCGGGAATGTGCGACTGCTGTGCACCAGGCGACCACCGGCGGGCAGGCAGTGGCCGATGTTGTTAACGCCATGGGAGAAATCAGTTTGTCTTCAGAACAAGTTAATCAGCTGGTTGAAAACCTCATTGACTCAGCTCAGCGGATTGAGGATATGTTGGAGCTAATCACCCAGATCTCCGAACAAACCAACCTCTTGTCGTTGAACGCGGCGATTGAGGCCGCCAGGGCTGGCGAGATGGGCCAAGGTTTCGCTGTTGTTGCCAGCGAGGTTCGCAAACTGGCGACTCGCAGTACCCATGCGGTTGAGGAGATCGGCCAGCTGGTAGAAGATATCCGGCGCAAGGTAGATATCACCAGTCAGGCCGTTGGCCAAAGCAACACAATTATCCACCAGGCGGAAGAACGCTCCCAGGTAACTTTGCAGACCATCGAAAGTATGGTTGCCAGCATCAACAGTGTGGAACAAAAAATATCCCGTGTTACCGAAGCTGCTTCTGAACAGGCCGTAAACAGTAACGCGATTCGGGAGGCCGTGACCAACATCGCCGCCTCAACCCAGGAAACATCCGCCGGCGCAGAAGAGCTTGGCGCCACTCTGGAAGAGCAGGTTGCCATTCTGGCCGATATTGAGACAACAGTTGCCGATCTCACTGGCATGGTCCAGAAGCTCGACCAGATGATGCAGAAATTTGTTGTCGGCGACGAGGATCAAGAGCAAGAATAA
- the nagZ gene encoding beta-N-acetylhexosaminidase gives MRKLAVPLALVILSLLLLQTPANAPERDLPAPATVERLMAEMTKTELLGQLLVSGFPGSDVTEAKALLLDVPVAGFILMPSNIQSLTQTNELLNALKAANQGPAPLFLAIDHEGGRVNRLPAPVTNWPAAAQIGQRPLLAEAVGAAMGKELASLGFNLNFAPVLDINTNPDNPVIGSRAFGNDAQTVIAAGIPLARGVNAEHVIAAGKHFPGHGDTLADSHHTLPRVDIPREKLLNRELKPFAAAVEAGLEMIMTAHVVYPELSAKPATISPEILTGILREQLGFEGVIITDDLEMHALQDIPVETAALEALLAGADLLLICHSPEKTRLIHQHLVAALERGDLPIARVREAVTRVLTLKEKRRLKDNAVVWSEPDWEQHRQLARQFPEP, from the coding sequence ATGCGCAAGCTAGCAGTACCTTTAGCTCTAGTAATTTTGTCATTGCTTTTGCTGCAAACACCGGCAAATGCGCCTGAGCGCGATTTACCCGCGCCTGCCACAGTAGAGCGTCTAATGGCGGAGATGACAAAAACTGAACTTCTCGGGCAGTTGCTGGTCAGCGGATTCCCCGGCAGCGATGTGACAGAAGCAAAAGCATTACTGCTTGATGTGCCAGTAGCAGGCTTCATTCTCATGCCCAGTAATATCCAGTCATTGACACAGACCAATGAACTGCTCAACGCGCTCAAGGCCGCGAACCAGGGGCCAGCGCCCCTGTTCTTGGCCATCGACCACGAAGGTGGGCGCGTCAATCGTCTGCCGGCCCCTGTGACCAATTGGCCGGCGGCAGCGCAGATAGGACAACGCCCTCTGCTCGCTGAAGCTGTGGGCGCGGCAATGGGCAAAGAACTTGCTTCCCTTGGCTTTAATCTTAATTTTGCCCCCGTGTTGGATATAAACACTAATCCTGACAACCCTGTAATTGGCAGTCGGGCTTTTGGCAACGATGCCCAGACGGTGATTGCCGCCGGCATTCCGCTTGCCCGGGGGGTGAATGCGGAACATGTGATTGCGGCAGGAAAACATTTCCCCGGCCACGGTGATACCCTGGCAGATTCCCACCACACCCTGCCCCGGGTTGACATCCCCCGGGAAAAACTGCTGAATCGTGAACTAAAACCCTTTGCCGCAGCTGTGGAAGCAGGGCTGGAGATGATAATGACTGCCCATGTCGTCTATCCAGAGCTCAGCGCCAAACCAGCGACTATCAGTCCTGAGATACTCACAGGCATCTTGCGGGAACAACTGGGATTTGAAGGCGTTATCATCACCGATGACTTAGAAATGCATGCTCTACAGGATATTCCGGTGGAGACTGCAGCCCTGGAAGCCTTGTTGGCCGGGGCAGACTTATTACTTATCTGTCACTCGCCGGAAAAAACACGGCTAATCCACCAACACCTGGTGGCGGCACTGGAGCGTGGGGACCTGCCGATCGCCCGGGTCCGCGAAGCCGTGACCAGGGTGTTGACCCTAAAAGAAAAACGAAGACTTAAGGATAATGCCGTTGTGTGGAGCGAGCCCGACTGGGAACAACATCGCCAGCTGGCGCGGCAGTTCCCTGAACCTTGA